Part of the Flagellimonas eckloniae genome, TCATAGATATCTTCCAACGATTCATTATTAGTGGCACGGAAGTATTTCCCGCCTGTAACCGTTGCAATTTCTTTAAGCAAATTTTCATCAATTTCAACCTGTCGCATTCCATATCTGTAAGTTCCATCCCTATTATAGGCTACTGGAGATAATGCGTTGCCATTGGTGCCTAAGCCAATGGTATAGGTTTTTATCCCAAATTCGGCCGCAAGGTCCGCAGCCGTTTTTGGTTCAATAAAACCAGAATTGTTTACTCCGTCCGTAAGGAGAATAATGACTTTGCTTATGGCCTTGCTTTCCTTTAATCTGTTTACGGATGTTGCCAAACCCATGCCTATTGCCGTGCCATCTTCCAGTTCCCCATAGGTAATTTCCCTTAGTGCAGCCAAAACAATGGACTTGTCACTTGTAATGGGGGTTTTGGTATAGCTCTCCGCGGCATATCCCACCAGACCAATACGATCATTGGGACGTTGTTTGATGAAGTCACCGGCTACCTCCTTAAGTGCCAAAAGTCTATTGGGTTTGAGGTCTCTGGCCAACATACTGGACGAAACATCAATCGCCATTACAATATCAATTCCTTTGGTAGTCTTTGTTCTTGTAGAGATATCTTCTGTTTGTGGTCTGGCCAAAGCGGTGATTATTGCTGCCAAAGCCAAAAGACGAATTGCAAAAAGTATTGGTTTTAGCTTGGAAGCCAGACTGGAAACCGTAAACCCCTTGATACTTGAAATTCTTAAGGATGCTATTTCTTCCCTACGTTTGAAAAAATACCATAGCAAAGCCAATGGAAGCAAAAGAAGCAACCAAAAGAACTGAGGATTTGCAAATTCTATATTTTCAAACATTAGGTCTGGGTTTTTACGTCTAAGGTGCTCAATATTCTACTCACTATTTTTTCGGCATAATCATCACCATCTTCCCAAGTGATCACTATTTGTTGCATAAAACCTTTTCCTCCAAAAGATAGGATGGCGTACTTTGCTTTTTTGGATTCATTGCTCACAGGACTCTTTAAATTCCCTGTGCCGTATGTTTTTAACCCTTTTACACCAGATTTTGTAGCGAACTCCTCTTGTTTGGTAATAATATTTTTTACACCTAAACTTTCAAATGCGCCCAAGGTATTCGTAATTGCAGCATCAAAGTTTGGATCGGTCTCTTCTTTATAGGTCACCGAACTGGTAGCAACAGAAAACACCCCTACATAACTTCCATAGGAGAAAGTTTGTAGTTCTTTAATCAATTCTTGGGTTTCTGCTGGTAAATCCACTTCCTGGCGAATCAGCACATCTGGAGTCTCTATTTCTATTGGGGGATAGCCATATGAACTAGAAATCCATTCGCCTTCCAAAAGTTCTTTGGTGGGATGTCCAAAAACGGAATCCCTAACTTCTTTGAAGCCATAGTATGCAATTGACAATCCTGTTCCTAAAAATAAAACTCCCACAAAAATAGCGGCTGCCCAATAGATTTTTTTACGCTGTTTTTTCTTGGCAAGTTCCTCTAAATATTCTTCGGTTTGAAGCAGTTCTTCCTCGGTGGGTTCCGGCAAGGCGTCATGTGTCTTTACTACAATTTGCTCCACTAATTTTCTGTCCTGTTCCGCAATTGAGGTTGATGGTTTGGACTTTGCAAATTTGACTAAATCCGCAGTCTGCAATATGTTCTGAAACTGAGTTAAGGTTTCGTCATCAAGTTTCAATTCTCCAGCATCTTTGAGCATTTCAAGTTTGGCAATCAATTGCCCTGTTGTGCTTTCCAAAGCAGAAACATGAACGTCTTCTTCCAAATAAGATCGTACAATATCTGTAAGCTCAGAGTAATATTTTTTGTACTCGTCCTGAATTAGATATTTGGAATTTTCCAACTTTTTTAGCTCCAGAAGTGCACGATCATAGGGAGGCAACAATGCCACCTTTTCTTCCTCTGTCAACGGTTTTTTTCGTAAGAAGAACCAGTAGACCAGTCCTCCAATAATTATTAGACCGATTACTATCCAAAGTAAAATTTTCCAAATCTTGGCATAGCTTTTTTCAACTTCAATCAAAGGTTTTATGTCAAACATCTTTTGTTTGGTGGTATCAACTACAACATCTGCAACTTTTACTTGAAAGGAGTCTGTGAAAAAAGGTTGTTCGTTTATAGCTATTCGTTGCGAGGGAATGGTATAGGCGCCGCTATCAAATTGAGTAAGTGCATAAACTTTTTGAAGGATTACCTTATTTTTATTTTTAACCGTATCCATCATTATGGCCTCAACAGTTTCCAATGGTGAAAATGTTTGGCCTTCGGGAAAATGAACAACATTCAGGGAGTCTGTTTCTACTGTGATTTTGTATTGAATTTGCTCCCCAATTTTAATTGCCGTAGTATCAATTTCTGAAGAAACCTTTGATTCGTTTTGTGAAAATCCCACAAGAGGTGAAATCAAAAGACAAAACAAGACCACTCGCTTCAACAGCGAAGCAAGATGTTTAGCTTCTGGCTTTAAAATTTCAACTTGCATTATCCTCTTCGTTTAAAGTAACCCAACAATTTTTTCACGTAGCTTTCATCTACTCGGCAATGAATAACTCCACAACCAGATTTGGTAAATGAATCTGAAAAGTATTCCACCTTGTCCTTGTGAAATTGCCCATACGCACTACGTACTTTTTTTGACCGTGTATTTATCAATTGTAATGTTCCTGTTTCAGCATCCTGCATTTGTACCATCCCCAAATTTGGAATGGATTCTTCACGTTCGTCAAAAACCCTTATACCAGTCACATCGTGTTTGTTGCCAACAATTTTAAGCGTGTTGTCATAATCATCGGCAATGAAATCTGACAGCATAAAGACAATGGCTTTTTTCTTCATCACATTGGTTAGGAACTTTAAGGCCTCTGCGATATTGGTCTCGCGACTTTTGGGTGAAAATTCCAATAGTTCCCGAATGATACGCAGGACATGACTTTTTCCTTTTTTGGGCGGAATAAATAACTCAACCTCATCAGAAAAAAGGATTACGCCAACTTTATCATTGTTCTGTAAAGCGGAGAAAGCCAGGGTTGCGGAGATTTCAGTAATTACTTCTTTCTTGAACTGGTTGGTGGTTCCAAAAAGTTCGGAGCCACTTACATCAACCATCAACATCATTGTCAGTTCCCGTTCTTCCTCAAAAACCTTTATGTAGGGTTCATTATAACGAGCAGTTACATTCCAGTCAATACTTCTAACATCATCGCCAAATTGATATTGACGCACTTCGCTAAAGGTCATACCTCTACCTTTAAAGGTAGAATGATATTCCCCACCAAAAATATGGTCGGAAAGACGCCTTGTCTTTATTTCAATTTTCCGTACTTTTTTAAGTAGTTCTTTTGTATCCATCTGCAAGTAAACAGCGTTCTGCTATTAGTATTCAGTGATGGTAGGTTGTTTGTTGAAGACACCATCTACTGCCAACGATTAACTTTTCTATGGTACTTCTACCTCGTTGACAATCTTGTTTATGATTTCTTCAGATGTGATGTTTTCGGCTTCGGCTTCATACGTTATTCCTATACGATGTCTAAGCACATCGTGAACTACGGCCCTAACATCTTCAGGAACAACATAACCTCTTCTTTTGATAAATGCGTAGCATTTGGAGGCATTGGCCAAATTGATACTCCCTCTTGGGGAAGCGCCAAAACTGATTAGGGGCTTTAGGTTTTCAAGGTTATATTTTTCTGGATATCGTGTGGCAAACACCAAATCCAAAATGTACTTTTCTATTTTTTCATCCATGTAGACCTCACGCACCGCTTGTTGCGCACTTAAAATTTGTTTTAAGGTCACCACGGGTTTTATAGGCTCATTTGATCCACTTAGGTTCTGGCGCATAATGAGCTGTTCCTCATTGAGTTTTGGATAGTCAATGACTGTTTTTAGCATAAAACGATCCACTTGCGCTTCTGGTAAAGGGTATGTTCCTTCTTGTTCAACCGGATTTTGGGTAGCCATTACCAGAAAGGGAGCATCCAACTTAAAAGTTTCATCTCCAATGGTCACCTGTTTCTCCTGCATAGCCTCAAGCAAGGCCGATTGCACTTTTGCGGGAGCCCTGTTTATTTCATCTGCCAAAACAAAATTGGCAAAAATGGGACCTTTTTTAATGGAAAAATCATTTTCCTTCATGTTATAAATCATTGTACCAACAACATCCGCAGGTAAAAGGTCTGGAGTAAATTGAATCCTGCTAAAAGCTCCTTTAACGGCTTTTGCAAGAGTGTTTATGGCCAAAGTTTTTGCAAGTCCTGGAACACCTTCCAATAAGATATGACCCTGGCCCAATAATCCAATAAGGAGTCTTTCCACCATGTGTTTTTGACCAACAATGGACTTGTTCATTTCCAGTATAAGTAAATCAATGAACGCACTTTCCTTGGCAATTTTCTCATTCACAGCACTAATATCAATAGTAGTGTTTTCTTCCATATAATCTTTTATTGTTATGAGTTATTGATTGTAGTTTCTCTAAAGGCGCAAAATGAAAATTAATTTAAAATCTGTCTGTTAATTTATGGTTAAAAAAATCTGTAAAGCCCTAGTTTTATGAAGTATTTAAGGGTTTATTTTTATACTTTCATTCCATTCGCAATATATGGTTTAATATTCCGGAAATGGAAAAAGGGAATTATTTTTTGGTCAAGTTGCCATTTAAGGCAACGATAAAACGGAAACAAGTAAAATGCAAGATAAGAAAACGGCATTGATTACGGGGGCAACCAGTGGAATAGGAAAAGCTACTGCAGAGCTACTGGGGAACAATGGATTTAATTTAATTATTTCTGGACGAAGACAGGAAAGACTTGATGAGCTTCAAGAAGAACTTTCCAAGATTACTAAAGTGCATACATTGAATTTTGATGTGCGGGACAAAAATGTTGTTTTGAACGCTATTGACAACCTACCCGATTCTTTTTCCCAAATTGATGTTTTGATCAATAACGCCGGTAACGCTCATGGTTTGGACACCATTGACCAAGGTAGTTTGGAAGATTGGGATGCCATGATGGATATCAATGTAAAAGGACTGCTTTACGTTTCAAAGGCAATTATTCCTCAAATGGTGGAACGCCAATCGGGGCATATCATAAATATTGGGTCCACAGCTGGGAAGGAAGTGTACCCCAAAGGTAATGTGTATTGTGCAAGCAAGCATGCTGTGGATGCTATTAATAAAGGAATGCGGATAGATTTAAACGCACATGGAATCCGAGTTGGGGCGGTAAACCCAGGATTGGTTGAAACTGAGTTTAGTGAGGTACGCTTTAAGGGAGATTCCGATAAAGCCAATAAGGTATATGATGGATTTCAACCCTTAAAACCTGAAGATATTGCTGATATCATTCATTTTGCAATTACAAGACCCTATCATGTGAACATTGCTGATTTGGTGGTAATGCCAACCGCTCAGGCAAGCAGCACTATTGTGAAAAGACAACTATGATTAATAAACGCCTGCTGGTAAAAAACCTTTTAGCGCATAATGATGAGAATAGTTTTTATGACAAAAAGAGGTTCATAGCCATTGGCGAGAAAGAAGGAAAGGCAAAGTTTCTAAAACATGTTTGCGCTTTGGCAAACAGTAATCCCAAGAACAACTCTTTTATTGTTATTGGTGTTGAGGATGAAGACAATAGAATAGTCGGTGTCGATTTCTTTGACGATAGCAAGATTCAGAACTTGGTGAATGCCTATTTGGACAACCCACCGATTATTTCTTACGAAAACATTCCATTTCCGCATTTACCTGAAGGTAAGGTAGTGGGTTTGGTTACCATAAAATCAAATGGAAAAGTTTGTGCGCTCAGAAAAAATATATGGAAATATTATGGGGGAGCGGTATTCTTTCGTGAGGGTAGTATTAGCCTTCCCAAGGCTTTTGATATTGAGCTAAAGGACATTAATTCCAAAGCGGTTGCTACGATAGAACAGCATGCCCGAAATAATATTGAATTGACCTTGGATGCGGTCATGAACTTCATCAACAATAGACATGCAGATTTAACTAGTAATTATAAAGTGTTCAAAGAACAGTTTGTGGTCTGTTGGGCCGGAAACAAGAAAAAAGTAAACAACAAGACCTATTATTCTAGGGTGGATATCGAATTGATCAATGAGCAAGTAAAACTATTTTATTCCGCGTTGGACGAAATTACAATTACCTATGACGAACATTCATTTAGCACCTTGGAATATGTACAGCTTGGATTGGGCTCACAACAAAATTATTTTCCATTGGAACAAATGATCATTACATTTTCTGATAATGGAAAATACACTATAAATAGTGAGTTACTTTTTGAACCACCTCAGTACGATAAAAAAACGTTGCACCACGTATTCAATACCAATAACTCCCTTTTACAAAAACTGGAAAAGGGAATTTCATTGACAAAAGCCGATCAAACTGATTTAACGCATTTGCCCGCAACGTATCTTATATGTTATTTAAATGGATTTGAAGAAGCAAAAGAACAGATGGAACATGCCCGGCCATTGTTGAAAGCAGCAAATGAAAGAATTTATGGTTCGCTCAAGGAATCCTTGCGAATCCTTAGAAAAGTAAGGTATAATTAGCTTTTCAGCAAAACAGTTAACCTAACCTTCTAGCTGTGCTTTTGTAGGCAACGCTATAATGGCGCCATAATTAGTAGTGGTGATAGCTCCAGCTTTGTTGGCTTTTTGCACCATACTCAATAATAGGTTATTGTCTTCAAAAACTTGGTTAAAACTATCCAGATTTGCAATTTGATATAGCAAACAACCAATAAAGGCATCTCCAGCACCTGTGGTATCAACAGGTTTGACAATTATACTTGGGACTATTTTTTTGAAATTTTCTGAGCTAACCAATGTGCCTTCTTTACCAAGAGTAATGGTTATAATCTCTGCACCAATTTCGTGTAAAATATCACAAGCTTCATACATATCAGTTTTACCAGATAGTAGCTGTGCTTCTTCCAGACTAAATTTACATAAATGCGATTTTTCAATAAATGGCATGCACTTTTTAATGAACTCTTGTTCATTATCCTTCCAAAGATCACCTCTAAAATTTGGGTCAAAGCTTATGAACATTTCCTTAATGAGCCCATCAAACAAATATTTGGCATAGGCTTTTTCCAAGGAACCACCAAGTAGGGCTGTGGCAGCACCAAGATGTAGTATATTGCCATGAAAATTCTTCTTAAGAGCAGGGTCGTAAATCAATTCTTTATCCGCTCCCCTACTAAAAACGAAATCACGCTCCCCGTCTTCGGCCAAAGAAACAAAGGCAAGGGTAGTGAACGTATCGGATACTTGTGCTAGAGAAATATCTACCCCTTCCTTTTTAAGGACATTGAGCAAAAAACTACCGAAAGGATCTTTCCCCACACTTCCAACAAAAACTCCCTTTCCTCCTAGTTTGGATATTGCGCAGGCCACGTTTGCAGGGGCACCGCCAGCTTTTTTGCTAAACTCAGTTGCCTTGGAAAGGTCATTGCCCTGTTTTTCAGCAACAAAATCTATAAGTAATTCTCCTACACAAAATACTTTCTTCATACCTAGGATTGAATATAAGGTAATTTAATGTAAGGATAAAAAGTTGTTATTCGATAATTTTATGTCCAATAACAGTAAAATAAGTTGTTGAAGCATCTGGGCATAGACTTTCTTTTGCTTTGGCTTCCAAAATCATGTCATTTTCCAATTGACCGGGATCGAAAAGAAAGGTAACACTCATTTGTTGTTGTTTGGATATCTTTTGGTTTAAACTACTTCCCAACTCCATAACCTCCATAACTTCCATTTGGTATATATTCGGTTTGGTAGTTCCACAAATGTTCTTATTATCCTGTGATGTTCCAAGAACTTTGATTTTGAAGATGATTTCATTAGGTCCCAATAACTGTTGGTCCAATCCAATATTTTCATTTGGGCTCGCCTCTTCATTTTGAGACGTTTCCGAAGACGGTACTTGATCTGCTTCATTGCATGAATTGCCCAAAAGAAAAAACACTAAAAGAATAATGGGTTTCATAAATATTTTGTTTTTAGATATATACGAATAA contains:
- a CDS encoding vWA domain-containing protein, whose amino-acid sequence is MFENIEFANPQFFWLLLLLPLALLWYFFKRREEIASLRISSIKGFTVSSLASKLKPILFAIRLLALAAIITALARPQTEDISTRTKTTKGIDIVMAIDVSSSMLARDLKPNRLLALKEVAGDFIKQRPNDRIGLVGYAAESYTKTPITSDKSIVLAALREITYGELEDGTAIGMGLATSVNRLKESKAISKVIILLTDGVNNSGFIEPKTAADLAAEFGIKTYTIGLGTNGNALSPVAYNRDGTYRYGMRQVEIDENLLKEIATVTGGKYFRATNNESLEDIYDEINKLEKTEIEEFKYYKYEEKFRPLILLAGALLLLEWALRNSIFKSFI
- a CDS encoding carbohydrate kinase family protein; this translates as MKKVFCVGELLIDFVAEKQGNDLSKATEFSKKAGGAPANVACAISKLGGKGVFVGSVGKDPFGSFLLNVLKKEGVDISLAQVSDTFTTLAFVSLAEDGERDFVFSRGADKELIYDPALKKNFHGNILHLGAATALLGGSLEKAYAKYLFDGLIKEMFISFDPNFRGDLWKDNEQEFIKKCMPFIEKSHLCKFSLEEAQLLSGKTDMYEACDILHEIGAEIITITLGKEGTLVSSENFKKIVPSIIVKPVDTTGAGDAFIGCLLYQIANLDSFNQVFEDNNLLLSMVQKANKAGAITTTNYGAIIALPTKAQLEG
- a CDS encoding DUF58 domain-containing protein yields the protein MDTKELLKKVRKIEIKTRRLSDHIFGGEYHSTFKGRGMTFSEVRQYQFGDDVRSIDWNVTARYNEPYIKVFEEERELTMMLMVDVSGSELFGTTNQFKKEVITEISATLAFSALQNNDKVGVILFSDEVELFIPPKKGKSHVLRIIRELLEFSPKSRETNIAEALKFLTNVMKKKAIVFMLSDFIADDYDNTLKIVGNKHDVTGIRVFDEREESIPNLGMVQMQDAETGTLQLINTRSKKVRSAYGQFHKDKVEYFSDSFTKSGCGVIHCRVDESYVKKLLGYFKRRG
- a CDS encoding BatD family protein, which translates into the protein MQVEILKPEAKHLASLLKRVVLFCLLISPLVGFSQNESKVSSEIDTTAIKIGEQIQYKITVETDSLNVVHFPEGQTFSPLETVEAIMMDTVKNKNKVILQKVYALTQFDSGAYTIPSQRIAINEQPFFTDSFQVKVADVVVDTTKQKMFDIKPLIEVEKSYAKIWKILLWIVIGLIIIGGLVYWFFLRKKPLTEEEKVALLPPYDRALLELKKLENSKYLIQDEYKKYYSELTDIVRSYLEEDVHVSALESTTGQLIAKLEMLKDAGELKLDDETLTQFQNILQTADLVKFAKSKPSTSIAEQDRKLVEQIVVKTHDALPEPTEEELLQTEEYLEELAKKKQRKKIYWAAAIFVGVLFLGTGLSIAYYGFKEVRDSVFGHPTKELLEGEWISSSYGYPPIEIETPDVLIRQEVDLPAETQELIKELQTFSYGSYVGVFSVATSSVTYKEETDPNFDAAITNTLGAFESLGVKNIITKQEEFATKSGVKGLKTYGTGNLKSPVSNESKKAKYAILSFGGKGFMQQIVITWEDGDDYAEKIVSRILSTLDVKTQT
- a CDS encoding ATP-binding protein; translated protein: MINKRLLVKNLLAHNDENSFYDKKRFIAIGEKEGKAKFLKHVCALANSNPKNNSFIVIGVEDEDNRIVGVDFFDDSKIQNLVNAYLDNPPIISYENIPFPHLPEGKVVGLVTIKSNGKVCALRKNIWKYYGGAVFFREGSISLPKAFDIELKDINSKAVATIEQHARNNIELTLDAVMNFINNRHADLTSNYKVFKEQFVVCWAGNKKKVNNKTYYSRVDIELINEQVKLFYSALDEITITYDEHSFSTLEYVQLGLGSQQNYFPLEQMIITFSDNGKYTINSELLFEPPQYDKKTLHHVFNTNNSLLQKLEKGISLTKADQTDLTHLPATYLICYLNGFEEAKEQMEHARPLLKAANERIYGSLKESLRILRKVRYN
- a CDS encoding SDR family NAD(P)-dependent oxidoreductase, which encodes MQDKKTALITGATSGIGKATAELLGNNGFNLIISGRRQERLDELQEELSKITKVHTLNFDVRDKNVVLNAIDNLPDSFSQIDVLINNAGNAHGLDTIDQGSLEDWDAMMDINVKGLLYVSKAIIPQMVERQSGHIINIGSTAGKEVYPKGNVYCASKHAVDAINKGMRIDLNAHGIRVGAVNPGLVETEFSEVRFKGDSDKANKVYDGFQPLKPEDIADIIHFAITRPYHVNIADLVVMPTAQASSTIVKRQL
- a CDS encoding AAA family ATPase — encoded protein: MEENTTIDISAVNEKIAKESAFIDLLILEMNKSIVGQKHMVERLLIGLLGQGHILLEGVPGLAKTLAINTLAKAVKGAFSRIQFTPDLLPADVVGTMIYNMKENDFSIKKGPIFANFVLADEINRAPAKVQSALLEAMQEKQVTIGDETFKLDAPFLVMATQNPVEQEGTYPLPEAQVDRFMLKTVIDYPKLNEEQLIMRQNLSGSNEPIKPVVTLKQILSAQQAVREVYMDEKIEKYILDLVFATRYPEKYNLENLKPLISFGASPRGSINLANASKCYAFIKRRGYVVPEDVRAVVHDVLRHRIGITYEAEAENITSEEIINKIVNEVEVP